CTGAGGGCTGGCGGACAGCCCTCACCGGGGAAGAGCAGGAGTGGATCGGCCGGGCGCTGTTCCAGCAGACCAGCGGGGGGTCCCTCAAGCTCACCACGGACCTCAAGCTGTGGtgggaccccccccagccccggctGAACTACACTCAGCCACCCGCCTCGGCGGCTACCTTCTTCGCGTGTCGGTTGTTCCTCTGGGCGCCCCTGCACATGTGGGGTCCCCGGCCGACATGCTGCCAGAAACATCTCACCAAGTGTGGGATGTACAAGACCATCCGGAAGGTCTTGGACATCGACGGCTGGTACTTGATGGCCACCGAGTACCTGGAGTGCCGTCGGTGTCGGAGGAAGGTAGCCGCCTGGTCGCAGGAGGTCGTGaggcagctgggagaggggcatCGCGCCCTCTTCCCGGCGATCCTCACCTACAAGCAAGTAGCTGTCTGAAAACTGtcggtgtgtctgcgtgtggctCTTCTGTAACACGTGCGCTCCCCTGTAGGCTTGCCTGCGACCGGCGGGTCATCATCCAGCTGCGTGAGCGTACTCGGGGGAACAGCACCACGCAGCTGCAAAAAAACCTCtgtgaggcacacacagaggcctgGATGCGGCGGTCCATACACTACCTCAGCGTCATGGAGCCCTTCACGTCGACGGGTGTCGTGCGCCAGTGCACCCCACCGCCGAAACCATCGCCAGACGTGCCGCAGTACGGCTGGCTGTTGGTGGTGTACTGCCACGACATCCTGTCTCGCCTGGAGGACGTGAAGGCCCGGGTCACCTCAGTCTTTGGATCCATCCTGAAGATGGATTCGACCAAGAAGGTGAATGTGGTGTCGGAGCACGAGCGTTACTCTCTTGCGACGTGCGTGCAGCCTTAttgacttgtgtgtttgtgtgtgtgtgtgtgtgtgtgtgtctgtttctgtctgtcgcCTCGCCTTCAAACAGGTGACCCGGAAGCTCGCCGGTGCCGCCGCCCATACCGCAGCCTGGGCGACCAACGTGGGCAACGAGCACGGGCAGGTGCTAATGTCCGTGCTCAGGGCCACCGAGGGGGGTGGCCTGTTGCCCATGGCCGCGGGGTTAATGCGGCGGTACCGGGACGCTGGGGTAGCGCAGCCTCGCGTCCTCTATGTCGACCGGGACTGCTGTTCGTCCCACGGGGGGTCCAAGGCAGCTGCTGCGTTCCAGGAGTGGGACAAGCTGGTGGTCCGGTTGGACATTTGGCACCTGATGCGACGCTACGCATCAGGTGTCACAACCGAGAGCCACCAGCTGTACAAGCCCTTCCTGCAGCAGCTGTCTGCCAGTATCTTCCTGTGGGACCCAGAGGACACAGCCCGGTTGCTCAACGCCAAGAGGAGGACGCTAGAGGCGCAGGGGATGACCTTCTCGTCCGACGCCGGAGTGTGGAGGCACGTCAGCCGCAGGGAGATGGCTCTCCATTGCCGTCGCCGCACGCGTGGAGCTGCGGCGACCGAGCGGCTGATCGATGACCTCCTGCAAACCTTCGGCGGTGCCAACGGGCGAGACACCTaccgaggaggacgacgagctCGCCGAAGGCCGGCAGGAGTTGGAGGACCTCACCCTCCACGTGCCTGGCGAGTTCACCGCTCCTCGGACGGACCCGCGGTCAGGGCATCCAGCTGACGCACCCGCGCCCGAGCCATCCCGTCCGACCGCTCCCCCCGAGCCCCGCTCCCCCGGCCGGTCCTCGCCAGAGCCTCAGCAGGCCGCTGAGGTGAGTGCGACTCGCTCGATCAAACGCTGAGCTCTGTGGCGTCCGTTTCACTTGTTTTCCGTGTCAGCGTGTGTTCGCAGGAGTATCGAGGACCAGACAACCAGCCAGGGTACCTGGCCGTGGTCCGCTTGGCCATGGCCTTAGTGGGGCTGCGCCACGAACATGCCCTGTCCGAGGGGAGGGTAGACGAGCTCATCGGCCTTTACGAGGACCTGTCCCCGTTAGACAGGGCCCGAGTAGTTTACCCTCCCCGCTACCCGGACGGGGCAGCTTGGGGGGGACGATTCATGGCAGCAAAGACAGGCCGCACCAGTATCCCTGGTGCGGCTTGTTGTGGTGAAGCTTGGGGAGCTGAGGGCAACAAGGCCCACTTGCTCGATGGTGTCTTGGTTGGATCTACCCCGCTCAACCCCCAAGTGCTCTCCattggcccctcccccaccttctccAGGACCAGTTGCCGCTGGATTTCTGGCTTCCTCCCCATCCACACCAGCCATCCATCCAGTCTACTACTCCTGCATGTCATGCAGTGCACTGGAGAAGAGAGTGGAAGGGTTGGAGTTATTAGTAAGTCATCTGCAGGCCGCGGTGTCCCTACAGCTTGATAGCAGCACTGGAACAGCACAGGCCACCTCTTCAGCCACCCCCagccctggaaacacacacagccatgacaCGGAGACCCCGCCCACACCAAGGTCACTTGTGTGCGCAGTGACACTGAGCACACAGCCCGAACCCGCCGTACCCTTTTCAATGCAATTGTTCTTGCAAGAGGACCTCCACAGTTTGTTCTATGACCAACACATGTCACCCACATCCACTGACGCATTTAATGCATACTTAACTGATCCAATAGGCTAACTTGTGTTCCATTGTTGATATGTTCCATTGTTGTTTTGTTCATATTGTTGATATGTTTAAATGTTCCAATGTTacagtattaataaataaatgctttATTGTTGACCGTCTCATCGTCTTGTTTAGTGATgaagtgacatttttaattaggaATAATTATGGCCAAATCaatctcaacacatattatatatagaatatacataaaaccctgtagatgttggtgtgtttgtgacaatgttttgattttgacaaattataaatacttgtagtttatttataattcgtttatagtttagtttatttgtttactaAAGAATTAGTCTCAGCATTGAACATGTGttgatttggaagttggattttttgtcagtgtcaccattgaacattaACACCAGTTAATTTCGGATTACAAATGCATTGTTACTGAGATTTGTACAGAGAAAAATATTACCTTTTTTGTAATGCCTTACATTGCCGCAAAAAGTAATACATTACAGTAATCACATTACTTTTGTAaggcgttactcccaacactgcTCATGAGTAGATCTTGATGGAACTTTACTTGACTGCTTTAAAGGTTGATGAATGTCCCTGCTGTCAGCGTCATGAGGTGATGAAGACTGGCACCTGTCCTTCATTCAATTGATGTTAGCAAGGCATCGAGTGTCCTTGGGGTTGACCTAATTGGTCCGCTTCCCACTACCGCAAAGGGCAAAAGGTAGCTCTTATGCATGGCTGATGTATGTATAACCACATTTAAAGATAGTCATTGCAAAAGATTTGGTCTAAAGGAAAACTAGGGATGGAATGTCTGACAGGGATGGAATGTCTATTAACGATTATTACTACATTTATAGCATGCATTTTATGTTGCAGATTTATTCTGACAGCAACAGACCTTTTTACTAAGTGGGTTATGGCAAAACCCGTGCACCAAAACAGCCGTTGAGGTGTCCAGAAATATTGGAAACATTCTCCTCGACTTCGGTCTTGTTGACAGAATTATAACAGACCAAGGAAGGGAATTtgtgaacgtatataattgtaattTATGTAATTTACTTATGTGTTCATAGCACTCTAGATAGTAGGTATTGTGGCAACCCAGGCCTTGCCAATCAACTTgatgcagagcacctgagggCCAGTGAGAGAGCAGaccttaggccccgtttacacaaagggaaaacgcagatatttccacgcggtttggcctctcatttacacgaaaacgccaTTTTTATCACAGAagacgatcatttctaaaaactccggccaaagtggggatttctgaaaacgctggttatgtgttgtcgtgtcaacagggagaaacagggttttaggttctgaagcgtcacattatgcgccaggaaatgcttaacgtcatatgagcaccctatgtttagtttgtttgttacaggaagacgctcgcattattcgttgttgttgattctgaggattcatattggcttgcatggctttatctttctccctacactgcctctgtcacgttaaaattgtaccgggggtgaaaattgtaccggcctaagTCATaaattgtccgttgccaggcaacggacaacagattacgtaaggggttgtccgttgccaggcaggtttcattcgcgctcatgttgccgaagacgaaataatataatacagataacggatcgctagataacacttgtttttactaactggtaaatgttttttattattattattcacgttatccccataacatttagctattactgtgtagggaaatagataaatacaatagaaatataaagttaggaacgctaataaatgtaattcgtaaaataagtgttatctgtcttgtcgcgctcaatgaacgagttcgcgaatgttcaagaaccttcaaCGTCATTCGAcacgatcgtctgttgccaggcaggtttggaatggattagtatggatgacgtaggccggtacaattttcgcccccggtacaattttaacgtgacaccgcccataggtttggcatagttataatggcgctcgacggcgtatttatgcgttttgatgtaaacgacaacttttttgaaaacaatgtgttattttggaaaacaaaggggggggggatattcgtttctataaataccctgctacgtataaacgtggcctgaaACAGCATGCTCGAAGGTGCATTCAGGGCTCTCTTGGCTTGGGTGTGAGGAGAGACCAGCCGTTGGAACCAGGCAGTGGATCCCGCCAATTatctttttgttattttaagtaaAAGAtccttgttttgtattattaaaaGGGTATTTGTGGCTTAAGAACTAAAGAGAATCGTGTGCTGTTTGAGGAGGCGGTCCAGTCCCcgagccgggttgccacagtatgtgtgaatgaatgaatcaggggggtataccacgaacatcgctgaacatacccaggctttcttgggaaaacctggctcgacagagccgcaactcgcaatcagagttaaatggtaccacaacgctcactttagattcaattagttgaaccaggttttccgctttaggttcaatgcgcgttcacctaaaaggggcgtttctcgcatcatttgactcacccttatgcaaaataaatcgcgcgagagcggtgtatttcatccaaggcgagcagtgtattattatgaacccctacaaggaattcaaagttcaaatcacagccaaggggaacacggttgcccataatatggcaaTATtaccttcagtaaggtcctgctccccttgtggctatgtacagtatttacggcttatatgttcggtcctgcttcctaatggctatgtgggggcagcttatgtgcttaaaatacaaacatattaaAGATTTATATCAAAGCGAGATTGGTAAAGATATAATGGAGTTACTGCTAAGGCCAAGGATTATTTTGGATAGGATTCTTAAATTATTAAACACAGTTCTGTTGTTCAAGTGCCAGTGACTCATGTTGTCAACTGCTCCATCAGAAGTAATGAATTTCCTGTGCCCCGGAAAAAGGCAATTATAACTTCCATTCACAAGTCTGGTTCAGCGGAcctggggcctgtactacgaagctcgattagagggttagcgagatatgttgagctgaaagcctgggttagctgtaccactTAAATCtatttaagcgtcgctgtatcaccatggtgacttatgctcgcaaccaaacctggtcgggagcagcttttcagcttaGTCTACctggagatcggctacttaaatcggcgtgttcgcagcttcctagcccctcctccgacaatggcgtcgccatttttggttgttcccgtggacctctgTGCACTattcgtacaggcgtctctctggagagacagaaccgatcccctggcattgtctgacgatattctttagagatacagattctcatcagagggtattcgttatttgatcgtccttgttggcCCGTATGTAGGTAATGCTACACGaagaagccgtgcacttactgttgcgcagtgcgtctgtgtttcaagttcaAAGGTGGCCCAacgttcaacgtacattaaccttgtatagtcaagtgccgtgttgtccattatcccttacataaccgctatgtcagtgacacaattaggcctaggcattttttattctccaaattcatattatagctgggagaattgttaagaaaaatcTCCTCCATAGTTGACCTGGAGTCACAGGCCGACAGAGTCTCCTGCAAGAATCTAGGGAAACCTAGCCATTCTTTCCAAAGattaaacatttagaagatacgtgacactttgctttgatacttatatacctctgattggagattgattgtcagcggctcctccaaaataatgtttgtaccttcaactaaaaatgacacCATTAATTTACACTtaatcatttcacatttgattagcaagacaattatttatgtccattgccaatacatgaatacattctcatttcaaatgccttggatgtcgaggcagtgggttcagaggacatccccccttccactcctaccatcatcggccgaccttcgttattaattggcgagagccagctcctccgaagtggtgaagggcggtggagaagtccccctcccagtcgtattaatttgggttttctttttatttgctacaagtaatcaacatgagattaaaggttggagcctaggccattgcaaatcataggctagattcacctgcaattattcaaatggatgcttacaacttaccacattgaataatatttttatatttatttttgacttggccccatgttcgtaggagcgtgctggcaccacatctatgggggtaaatgGCATGATGATAGCTACATGATATtctttagacaatatgcagaatcttttcacttacgaattaacacggtcggctattttttgccagcaccctagccatattatgggcaacggtgttccccttggctgtgatttgaactttgaattcctcgtaggagttcataataatacactg
The window above is part of the Gadus morhua chromosome 20, gadMor3.0, whole genome shotgun sequence genome. Proteins encoded here:
- the LOC115532772 gene encoding uncharacterized protein LOC115532772: MLPETSHQVWDVQDHPEGLGHRRLVLDGHRVPGVPSVSEEGSRLVAGGREAAGRGASRPLPGDPHLQASSCLKTVGVSACGSSVTRALPCRLACDRRVIIQLRERTRGNSTTQLQKNLCEAHTEAWMRRSIHYLSVMEPFTSTGVVRQCTPPPKPSPDVPQYGWLLVVYCHDILSRLEDVKARVTSVFGSILKMDSTKKVTRKLAGAAAHTAAWATNVGNEHGQVLMSVLRATEGGGLLPMAAGLMRRYRDAGVAQPRVLYVDRDCCSSHGGSKAAAAFQEWDKLVVRLDIWHLMRRYASGVTTESHQLYKPFLQQLSASIFLWDPEDTARLLNAKRRTLEAQGMTFSSDAGVWRHVSRREMALHCRRRTRGAAATERLIDDLLQTFGGANGRDTYRGGRRARRRPAGVGGPHPPRAWRVHRSSDGPAVRASS